One segment of Thermococcus sp. AM4 DNA contains the following:
- the glmM gene encoding phosphoglucosamine mutase codes for MGKLFGTFGVRGIANEKITPEFALKMGMAFGTMLKREGREKPLVVVGRDTRVSGEMLKNALISGLLSVGCDVIDVGIAPTPAIQWATNHFKADGGAVITASHNPPEYNGIKLLEPNGMGLKKEREAVVEEVFFKEDFDRAKWDEIGEVREENIIKPYIEAIKSRVDVEAIRKRKPFVVVDTSNGAGSLTLPYLLRELGCKVVSVNAHPDGHFPARNPEPNEENLKDFMKIVKALGADFGVAQDGDADRAVFIDENGRFIQGDKTFALVADAVLRENGGGLLVTTIATSNLLDDIAKRNNAKVMRTKVGDLIVARALLEHNGTIGGEENGGVIFPDFVLGRDGAMTVAKMVEIFAKSGKKFSELIDELPKYYQFKTKRHVEGDRKAIVEKVAELARARGYEIDTTDGTKILFPDGWVLVRASGTEPIIRVFSEAKSEEKAKEYLELGLKLLEEALS; via the coding sequence ATGGGAAAGCTGTTCGGAACCTTCGGCGTCCGCGGGATAGCTAACGAGAAGATAACGCCCGAGTTCGCGCTCAAGATGGGTATGGCCTTCGGGACGATGCTCAAGCGCGAGGGAAGGGAGAAACCGCTGGTCGTCGTCGGCAGGGACACGAGGGTGAGCGGTGAGATGCTGAAGAACGCCCTCATCAGCGGACTCCTCAGCGTTGGCTGTGACGTCATCGACGTGGGAATAGCACCCACCCCTGCAATACAGTGGGCCACCAACCACTTCAAGGCCGACGGCGGGGCGGTTATAACCGCTTCCCACAATCCACCGGAGTACAACGGCATAAAGCTCCTCGAACCGAACGGAATGGGCCTCAAGAAGGAGCGCGAAGCGGTCGTTGAGGAGGTCTTCTTTAAGGAGGACTTCGACAGGGCGAAGTGGGACGAAATCGGCGAGGTTCGCGAGGAGAACATCATCAAGCCCTACATCGAGGCGATAAAGAGCAGGGTGGACGTTGAGGCAATCAGGAAGAGAAAACCGTTTGTCGTCGTTGACACTTCCAACGGCGCCGGAAGCTTAACACTCCCGTATCTCCTGCGCGAGCTCGGCTGTAAAGTTGTGAGCGTTAACGCCCACCCGGACGGTCACTTCCCGGCCAGAAACCCGGAGCCTAACGAGGAGAACCTTAAGGACTTCATGAAGATTGTGAAGGCCCTCGGTGCCGACTTCGGAGTTGCCCAGGACGGCGACGCTGACAGGGCCGTCTTCATAGACGAGAACGGGCGCTTCATCCAGGGCGACAAGACCTTCGCCCTCGTTGCCGACGCGGTTCTCAGGGAAAACGGCGGTGGACTGCTCGTTACTACCATTGCGACCTCGAATCTGCTTGATGACATCGCGAAGAGGAACAACGCGAAGGTCATGAGAACCAAAGTCGGCGACCTCATCGTCGCGAGGGCTTTGCTCGAGCACAACGGAACCATCGGTGGCGAGGAGAACGGTGGCGTTATCTTCCCGGACTTCGTCCTTGGAAGGGACGGGGCAATGACCGTGGCAAAGATGGTCGAGATTTTCGCGAAGAGCGGAAAGAAGTTCAGCGAGCTGATTGATGAACTGCCGAAGTACTACCAGTTCAAGACGAAGAGGCACGTGGAGGGCGACAGGAAGGCGATAGTTGAAAAAGTAGCGGAGCTTGCAAGGGCAAGGGGCTACGAGATAGACACGACCGATGGAACGAAGATACTCTTCCCCGACGGCTGGGTCCTCGTCAGGGCAAGCGGGACCGAGCCGATAATAAGGGTCTTCAGCGAGGCCAAGAGCGAGGAGAAGGCCAAGGAGTACCTCGAGCTCGGGCTGAAGTTGCTTGAAGAAGCTCTGAGCTGA